In Humulus lupulus chromosome 7, drHumLupu1.1, whole genome shotgun sequence, the following are encoded in one genomic region:
- the LOC133790825 gene encoding FRIGIDA-like protein 5, which produces MENIASDLKVTELKQGSLGKAYEVLNSEASSILMLTFQWKDLEEHFNSIRKSLNDQLEELVGREKNVEAREKQSKAKESQLSVEIAAKAESLNGVEKHIEERNHSLDSSTKKKREELEGTVKQYHHMQKSVLEKEKEMDYLVKGVKERTRRLDSLDRIIRERSEEAEAKKKELDSIRGMLRKCKDDLDVKERQYRSVRGVVEDHKKEIEQREQTLRVLRSSIHEFEREIKLNDEKLKSIQYTFLEKCLEFESIEKKLELVRMDEEVIKKSFVSLKKSVDECAYEFDMKGKQFESLVENLEMKEKSFESKIEELGLIQKEVKEILEEVESKEKIVASLQRLVEERFQELEKRELCEKRVSDFSTWRQREFESIPKSTGLLGVNEENNPKLDKSENNLNSADYVSFASYQYSITNGQYLQMLLGDQLRRHEFRCTELYTVLQTSPDPPKLVLDAVKGFYPLHLSSDDKEFDLRIIRRSCILLLGQLMNTSPDISPQVREEAMKLAVDWKARMMVMTEKDNSLEVLGFLQLLASFRLSSAFDANEVLSLFDIVDQNREAAELHRALCIADEGHVDMEQAEHSRADEAAPSSPNFQSSSTTSKRSSEHVLLEELTQDKILAVLQMPNPAKQVLDIVEESFSKLWESGDVGFQESVMMSYISLFEQLLGISPQIESQLRAVAIKVACEWKEKIRANTENFLELLGFLQFLGIYGIVSIFDDDDISSFMDMITQNKHALELSRSIASAYKIPFFIQHLIQRKKVIEAIRLTYAFELTEMFVPVKLLKEYMDYVKSYFRKLCVKKKSTEEKDEATDEEIAALMTVVECIKIYGLESQLSPDNITKRIALLEKIKNDRRHLALFFQSQDEQPQEQQPQQEQQQQASRRRRKNSPVSRKQPPKRSKNKHTQATSSTPKSSGSPVSKVVPQQMICPPNHLIGIGTALASRLQFGSAESNNVSVLPDQHASHLFTSY; this is translated from the exons ATGGAAAATATAGCGTCGGATTTGAAAGTAACGGAGCTGAAGCAGGGCAGTCTCGGCAAAGCTTACGAAGTTCTGAATTCAGAAGCTTCTTCCATACTCATGTTAACATTTCAATGGAAGGACCTTGAGGAACATTTCAACTCCATTCGTAAGTCTCTCAATGACCAACTTGAAGAACTCGTGGGGCGGGAAAAGAATGTGGAAGCCAGAGAGAAGCAGTCGAAAGCTAAGGAGTCGCAGTTGTCTGTGGAGATTGCGGCGAAAGCAGAGAGTTTGAATGGCGTTGAGAAACATATCGAGGAGCGAAACCATTCGTTGGATTCGTCGACTAAGAAAAAACGCGAAGAACTTGAGGGTACAGTGAAGCAATACCACCATATGCAGAAATCGGTActggagaaggagaaggagatggATTATTTGGTGAAAGGTGTCAAAGAGAGGACGAGAAGATTGGATTCTTTGGATAGAATTATTAGGGAAAGGTCTGAGGAAGCTGAGGCTAAGAAGAAAGAACTCGATTCGATTCGAGGAATGTTGAGGAAATGCAAAGACGATCTTGATGTGAAGGAGAGGCAATATCGTTCTGTTCGAGGTGTGGTTGAGGATCACAAGAAAGAAATTGAGCAGAGAGAACAGACGCTCAGAGTGCTTCGGAgttcaattcatgaatttgagagAGAAATTAAATTGAATGACGAAAAGCTTAAATCGATTCAGTACACGTTTCTTGAAAAGTGTCTTGAATTTGAGTCAATCGAAAAGAAACTTGAGTTGGTTCGTATGGATGAGGAAGTGATTAAGAAGAGCTTTGTTTCATTGAAAAAATCAGTGGACGAATGTGCTTATGAATTTGATATGAAAGGGAAGCAATTTGAGAGTTTGGTGGAGAATCTTGAAATGAAGGAAAAATCGTTTGAATCGAAAATTGAGGAATTGGGTTTGATCCAAAAAGAGGTCAAAGAAATCCTCGAAGAGGTTGAATCGAAAGAGAAGATTGTTGCTTCTTTACAAAGATTGGTGGAAGAACGTTTTCAAGAACTAGAAAAAAGAGAGCTATGTGAGAAAAGGGTCAGTGATTTTTCTACTTGGAGACAGAGAGAGTTTGAATCAATACCAAAGTCAACTGGGTTATTAGGAGTAAATGAAGAAAATAATCCTAAGCTTGATAAATCAGAAAATAATCTTAACAGCGCGGATTATGTATCATTTGCTAGCTATCAATACAGCATCACTAATGGGCAATACTTGCAAATGCTTTTGGGTGATCAACTAAGGAGGCATGAATTTCGTTGTACTGAACTCTATACTGTTCTTCAAACATCACCAGACCCTCCAAAGTTGGTGTTAGATGCTGTTAAGGGGTTCTACCCTTTGCATTTGAGTAGTGATGATAAGGAGTTTGACCTGAGAATTATAAGAAGGAGCTGCATTCTTTTGTTGGGACAGCTAATGAATACTTCACCAGATATTAGCCCTCAAGTGAGAGAGGAAGCAATGAAATTGGCGGTTGATTGGAAGGCTAGGATGATGGTGATGACTGAGAAAGATAATAGTTTGGAAGTACTGGGTTTTTTGCAGCTTTTGGCTAGCTTTAGACTGTCCTCTGCTTTTGATGCGAATGAGGTTCTCAGTCTTTTTGATATTGTTGACCAGAACAGAGAAGCTGCTGAATTACATCGGGCCCTTTGCATTGCAGACGAAGGACATG TTGACATGGAGCAAGCAGAACATTCGAGGGCTGACGAAGCTGCCCCAAGTTCTCCAAATTTTCAATCCAGTTCAACCACGAGTAAAAGGAGTTCTGAGCATGTTTTACTTGAAGAATTGACACAGGATAAAATTTTAGCTGTTCTTCAAATGCCGAACCCAGCAAAACAAGTGTTGGATATTGTGGAAGAGTCTTTTTCTAAACTTTGGGAGAGTGGAGATGTAGGTTTTCAGGAAAGTGTCATGATGAGTTACATTTCCTTGTTTGAGCAGCTATTGGGGATCTCACCACAAATTGAATCTCAATTGAGAGCAGTTGCAATAAAGGTAGCATGTGAGTGGAAAGAAAAAATAAGAGCCAATACCGAAAACTTTTTGGAGCTTTTGGGATTTCTACAGTTCCTTGGTATATACGGAATTGTTTCAATCTTTGATGATGATGATATTTCGAGTTTTATGGATATGATCACTCAAAATAAACATGCTCTGGAACTAAGTCGTTCCATTGCTTCTGCATATAAGATCCCTT TCTTTATTCAACATCTGATTCAAAGGAAGAAGGTCATTGAGGCAATTAGACTCACTTATGCATTCGAGTTAACTGAAATGTTCGTGCCAGTTAAACTATTAAAAGAGTACATGGACTATGTGAAGAGTTATTTCAGAAAACTTTGTGTGAAAAAGAAATCAACCGAAGAAAAG GATGAAGCCACTGACGAAGAAATAGCTGCTCTAATGACGGTTGTTGAATGCATCAAAATTTATGGTCTTGAATCTCAACTCTCACCGGACAATATAACAAAACGCATTGCCCTGCTGGAGAAGATAAAGAACGACCGGAGACATTTGGCCTTATTTTTCCAGTCCCAGGATGAGCAACCGCAAGAGCAACAGCCACAACAGGAGCAGCAACAGCAGGCAAgcaggagaagaagaaagaacagTCCAGTCTCTCGTAAACAACCACCAAAGCGAAGTAAAAACAAACATACCCAAGCAACTTCATCGACTCCAAAATCCAGTGGCTCGCCAGTTTCAAAAGTAGTTCCTCAGCAAATGATTTGTCCACCGAATCATCTGATTGGAATTGGAACTGCATTGGCTAGCCGTCTACAGTTTGGTTCAGCTGAAAGCAACAATGTTAGTGTCTTGCCTGATCAGCATGCATCCCATCTATTTACATCTTATTAG
- the LOC133791432 gene encoding uncharacterized protein LOC133791432, with product MAGVDNEVLIIENNDEASVWTQRHEEIFIELMEEEVLKGNKNITTFTKQSLTREVNATDEVWDKLIQVNKSAKIFRKKGCKFYEKLCTIFGDTTATGSNAHPSTRSPSNDGDHNNDDATLISLSTRNKESGFDEDGSKRRGKSTTTSNSRSRKKSKFSSALADALATYNETAKQKTELIERSMATSTSHYLLDESVEALNQIDGISGEVYTKAFEKFENEVSRALFLKMPEHRRID from the exons ATGGCAGGTGTTGATAATGAAGTTCTTATTATTGAGAATAATGACGAGGCTTCTGTTTGGACTCAAAGGCATGAAGAAATTTTCATTGAACTTATGGAAGAAGAAGTTTTAAAGGGAAATAAGAATATTACAACCTTTACAAAgcaatcat TGACTAGAGAAGTTAATGCGACTGATGAAGTTTGGGATAAACTTATAcag GTTAACAAGTCTGCTAAAATATTTAGAAAGAAAGGTTGTAAGTTTTATGAGAAATTATGCACTATCTTTGGTGATACTACTGCAACGGGTTCCAATGCTCATCCTTCAACTCGAAGTCCTTCTAATGATGGAGATCATAATAATGATGATGCAACATTGATAAGTCTTTCTACTAGAAATAAAGAAAGTGGTTTTGATGAGGATGGTAGCAAAAGAAGAGGTAAATCAACAACCACTTCGAACTCTCGATCAAgaaaaaaatcaaagttctcatcAGCTTTGGCAGATGCACTGGCAACATATAATGAAACTGCAAAGCAAAAGACAGAATTGATAGAGAGATCAATGGCAACATCTACATCACATTACTTATTGGATGAGAGTGTTGAAGCTCTTAATCAAATTGATGGAATTAGTGGAGAAGTATACACAAAAGCATTTGAGAAGTTTGAGAACGAGGTGTCCAGAGCATTGTTTCTAAAGATGCCAGAGCATAGAAGAATAGATTGA